The genome window ACTTCTTTGGCAGCAATGCATTTGTGCGTTTACCAGCGCTGCTTTTTTTCATCGTAGGGGCAGGGTATCTTGCAATCAACCATAAAAAGTATCGACAATACTTTTCGCTGCCAGGGAGAACGATTATTCCCGTTATATTTTTGGTGCTGATATTCGACTCCGTATTTAGAGGACTCATGTACAGTGCTTCGTTAAGCCGAGGTGTGCAGTGGACGACACCCTTTGTAAATTTTTTTGAGGAGGCTGGTCGATTAGGTTTATATTTATTGGGGTTTCAATCATACCTTCTTAATTCTGCCTTGTGGGCTTTTGGACACTTGATTGATTCCAAAAGCCTCAGTTCAGATGCACTTATTTCTGGTATGTCCATTTGGGATCGCTGGATGATAATCCTAAATTTTCTACTGTTAGGTTTACTCCTACTTCGATACGCAATAAAGTCAGGCTCGATTTGGGGAGCCTTCTTTATTCATTTAGCTATAAATCTCAATCCTATTGATATTCGGCCATCCCAACCTGATGGTCAGGCATTTCTGTGGATAGTTCTTGTTTTCTCATATCTTGCTGCTGCTTGGTTGGTTGGTTTTTCCGTTGGACGTTTTGAGCGGTGCGCAAGAAGCACTAGGTAGCAGTGAAGAAGTTTTTTTGAGACGCCTCCTAGCAATCGGAGCTGTGCTTTTTGCGGGATTTTATTTCGGCCACCGTTAGGTCAATCTTAACAGTTAGAACGGCAAGGCAAGAATTTTGATCAAGAGATTGAACCACAAGCAGAAATACTGAGATAAAGAGCACCCAGCCAGTAAGGTCAGGCAGAAAGGCCGGTCAGAAGCT of Meiothermus sp. contains these proteins:
- a CDS encoding type II CAAX prenyl endopeptidase Rce1 family protein yields the protein MIYYIYFIAAIVIAYNAIALHFFGSNAFVRLPALLFFIVGAGYLAINHKKYRQYFSLPGRTIIPVIFLVLIFDSVFRGLMYSASLSRGVQWTTPFVNFFEEAGRLGLYLLGFQSYLLNSALWAFGHLIDSKSLSSDALISGMSIWDRWMIILNFLLLGLLLLRYAIKSGSIWGAFFIHLAINLNPIDIRPSQPDGQAFLWIVLVFSYLAAAWLVGFSVGRFERCARSTR